The Lysobacter gummosus genome includes a region encoding these proteins:
- a CDS encoding RidA family protein, translating into MSKRDVVFPSGRQALYERNRYSPAIRSNGFLFVSGQVGSREDGSPEPDLQAQVRLAFENLNAVLQAAGCTFEDVIDATVFIVDPESKFDTIWKVLPEYWGDAPHPTLTGIGVTWLYGFDFEIKVIARLPQGE; encoded by the coding sequence ATGAGCAAGCGCGACGTGGTTTTTCCCAGCGGACGGCAAGCGCTGTACGAACGCAATCGTTATTCGCCGGCGATCCGCTCGAACGGTTTCCTGTTCGTATCCGGACAGGTCGGCAGCCGCGAAGACGGCTCGCCCGAGCCGGATCTGCAGGCGCAGGTGCGGCTAGCGTTCGAAAATCTGAATGCGGTTTTGCAAGCGGCGGGTTGCACCTTCGAGGATGTGATCGACGCGACCGTGTTCATCGTCGATCCCGAATCGAAGTTCGACACGATCTGGAAAGTCCTGCCCGAGTATTGGGGCGACGCGCCGCACCCGACCCTGACCGGCATCGGCGTGACCTGGCTGTATGGGTTCGATTTCGAGATCAAGGTGATCGCCAGGCTGCCGCAGGGCGAGTGA
- a CDS encoding DUF6229 family protein: protein MQSNDIVSGWLNGADSVDGYENPAGPLYLEGESAVTDAMRAPVTHSTSVSTCPNGRCYCCI, encoded by the coding sequence ATGCAAAGCAACGATATCGTCTCGGGCTGGCTCAATGGCGCCGACAGCGTCGATGGCTACGAGAATCCGGCGGGTCCGCTGTATCTGGAAGGCGAAAGCGCGGTAACCGATGCCATGCGGGCTCCGGTGACGCATTCCACGTCGGTCTCCACTTGCCCCAACGGCCGCTGCTACTGCTGCATCTGA
- a CDS encoding XAC0095 family protein gives MPPKASSPAGDADSVALPLDAFFELRAFQDQLLSAAHTLDPATSPCPSPRKPEQARHRALASVFRVWADQVDRSLGAVRSP, from the coding sequence ATGCCCCCTAAAGCTTCGTCGCCTGCCGGCGATGCGGACAGTGTTGCGTTGCCGCTGGATGCGTTTTTCGAGTTGCGGGCGTTTCAAGACCAGTTGTTGAGCGCGGCGCATACGCTCGACCCCGCCACGTCGCCCTGCCCTTCCCCGCGTAAACCCGAGCAGGCCCGGCATCGGGCGCTCGCGTCGGTGTTCCGCGTGTGGGCGGATCAGGTGGATCGCAGTCTGGGCGCGGTGCGCTCGCCGTAG
- a CDS encoding GNAT family N-acetyltransferase: protein MALPPGVVLRPIQARDDAAAAAIIRQVMSEFGAGAISDPEVDAMQRAYSLPRSAYFVVEREGRLGGGAGVGPLLGGTDRICELRKFYLLPSVRGLGLGQALLDRCLLTARGFGFDQCYVEVLDRMSEAQRVLEANSFQLLEAPMGYGGLRGVNTWYLRSL from the coding sequence ATGGCCCTGCCTCCCGGTGTCGTACTGCGTCCGATCCAGGCCCGCGACGACGCCGCCGCGGCGGCCATCATCCGTCAGGTGATGAGCGAGTTCGGCGCCGGCGCGATCAGCGATCCGGAGGTCGACGCGATGCAGCGCGCCTACAGCCTGCCGCGCAGCGCCTACTTCGTGGTCGAACGCGAGGGCCGCCTGGGTGGCGGCGCCGGCGTCGGCCCATTGCTGGGCGGCACCGACCGCATCTGCGAACTGCGCAAGTTCTATCTGTTGCCGTCGGTACGCGGGCTGGGGCTGGGACAGGCGCTGCTGGATCGCTGCCTGCTGACCGCGCGCGGGTTCGGCTTCGATCAGTGCTATGTCGAGGTGCTCGATCGCATGAGCGAAGCGCAACGGGTGCTGGAGGCGAACAGTTTCCAACTATTGGAAGCGCCGATGGGCTACGGCGGGTTGCGTGGCGTCAACACTTGGTATCTGCGCAGTCTGTAG
- a CDS encoding energy transducer TonB — translation MNATADPDAYWSPLRIGAISGALCLHTALLLALTLPVVVPNKAGEDFFVLYQSEQCVGMGLCIPPMFRDLPYYRYDKNGVKIKTVTAVPLLEDGRAGVLPDIMAKAERLPVPVDTVVRYFDSRPRTVELQILIAATGAILEVKVVRSSGDADVDRKARFNAWENWRFKPAFDGGQAVESSVRVAIEFDFLGKSEQELRQEPGHWVVY, via the coding sequence ATGAACGCAACTGCAGACCCGGATGCTTACTGGAGCCCTTTGCGAATCGGGGCGATTTCCGGCGCGTTGTGCTTGCATACGGCCTTGCTCCTGGCGCTAACCCTGCCCGTGGTCGTGCCCAACAAGGCCGGCGAAGATTTCTTTGTGCTCTACCAGTCGGAGCAGTGCGTGGGCATGGGGCTGTGCATCCCACCGATGTTCCGCGATTTGCCTTACTACCGCTACGACAAAAACGGAGTGAAGATCAAAACGGTCACGGCGGTGCCCTTGCTTGAGGACGGCCGTGCAGGTGTTCTGCCCGACATCATGGCCAAGGCGGAACGGCTCCCGGTCCCGGTCGATACGGTGGTCAGGTATTTCGATAGCCGGCCGCGCACGGTCGAACTCCAGATATTGATCGCCGCGACCGGCGCTATTTTGGAGGTTAAGGTAGTGCGCAGCAGCGGTGATGCCGACGTGGATCGTAAGGCGAGATTCAATGCGTGGGAGAACTGGCGATTCAAGCCGGCCTTCGATGGCGGACAGGCCGTTGAGTCTTCGGTGCGGGTGGCGATCGAGTTCGATTTCCTGGGGAAGAGTGAGCAGGAACTTCGGCAAGAGCCGGGGCACTGGGTTGTTTATTAG
- the yeiP gene encoding elongation factor P-like protein YeiP, with translation MKAYDVKKGNVIEHNNTVYQVRDIERSSPQGRGGNVKFRFTMYSVPGGTKYDLSVGGDDELKEVELSRRQVTYSYKDGDAFVFLDDEDYTPYTLDADVVGDAAGYIVDDLSGCYVQIIDDQPVALQLPASVTLQVVETPPELKGGTATKRPKPAKLQTGIEIMVPEYIGNGERVLVNTATGEFAGRAD, from the coding sequence ATGAAAGCCTACGACGTCAAAAAAGGTAACGTAATCGAGCACAACAACACCGTGTACCAGGTGCGCGACATCGAACGCAGCTCGCCGCAAGGCCGCGGCGGCAACGTCAAGTTCCGCTTCACCATGTATTCGGTTCCCGGCGGCACCAAGTACGACCTCAGCGTCGGCGGCGACGACGAGCTCAAGGAAGTCGAACTGTCGCGCCGTCAGGTCACCTATTCGTACAAGGACGGCGACGCGTTCGTGTTCCTGGACGATGAGGACTACACGCCGTACACGCTCGACGCCGATGTCGTCGGCGACGCCGCCGGCTACATCGTCGATGACCTCAGCGGCTGCTACGTGCAGATCATCGACGACCAGCCGGTCGCGCTGCAGCTGCCGGCCAGCGTGACCTTGCAGGTCGTCGAAACCCCGCCGGAACTCAAGGGCGGCACCGCGACCAAGCGTCCGAAGCCGGCCAAGCTGCAGACCGGTATCGAAATCATGGTGCCGGAGTACATCGGCAACGGCGAGCGCGTGCTGGTCAACACCGCCACCGGTGAATTCGCCGGCCGCGCCGACTGA
- a CDS encoding SDR family NAD(P)-dependent oxidoreductase — protein MQLDNVRAVITGGVSGLGLAVAQHLVARGGKVALFDVNDDKAAQAVASLGEDKARYFRTDVTHEAGVAENLNAAKEFLGGLNVAINCAGILGAGRVLGKDAPMALSQFQTTVMVNLVGSFNVAKAAANLMQGNEAGEDGERGVIVNTASVAAYEGQIGQAAYSASKGGVVAMTLPMARELSRFGIRVMTVAPGIFWTPMVDGMPESVQQSLSASIPFPSRLGRPEEFADLVAYILGNRYLNGETIRLDGATRLAPK, from the coding sequence ATGCAACTCGACAACGTCCGCGCCGTGATCACCGGCGGCGTCTCCGGCCTCGGCCTGGCCGTGGCCCAGCACCTGGTCGCCCGCGGCGGCAAGGTCGCGCTGTTCGACGTCAACGACGACAAGGCCGCGCAGGCCGTGGCCTCGCTCGGCGAGGACAAGGCCCGCTATTTCCGCACCGACGTCACCCACGAAGCCGGCGTCGCCGAGAACTTGAACGCGGCCAAGGAGTTCCTGGGCGGCCTCAATGTCGCGATCAACTGCGCCGGCATCCTCGGCGCCGGCCGGGTGCTGGGCAAGGACGCGCCGATGGCGCTGTCGCAGTTCCAGACCACGGTGATGGTGAATCTGGTCGGCAGCTTCAACGTCGCCAAGGCGGCGGCGAACCTGATGCAGGGCAACGAGGCGGGCGAGGACGGCGAGCGCGGCGTGATCGTCAACACCGCTTCGGTGGCCGCCTACGAAGGCCAGATCGGCCAGGCCGCGTATTCCGCGTCCAAGGGCGGCGTGGTCGCGATGACCCTGCCGATGGCGCGCGAGCTGTCGCGCTTCGGCATCCGCGTGATGACCGTGGCGCCGGGCATTTTCTGGACGCCGATGGTCGATGGCATGCCCGAGTCGGTGCAGCAGTCGCTCAGCGCGTCGATCCCCTTCCCTTCGCGCCTGGGCCGTCCGGAAGAATTCGCCGATCTGGTCGCGTACATCCTCGGCAATCGCTATCTCAACGGCGAGACCATTCGCCTGGACGGCGCGACGCGGTTGGCGCCGAAGTAA
- a CDS encoding type 2 lanthipeptide synthetase LanM family protein, whose amino-acid sequence MTESRIHEGFGPITDHFTAAAREAFEVRLAALASGLDADESQLIREAVAQALYSNARLKLNRVLLLELHAAKLAGELTAEDEPGRFAQFVAKALRPEFSELLYGRYPPLRERLERTLSQQCLAIETLIVRLIADRAQLATLLGAAPGRLIAVTLDQGDLHEGGQTVARLSFEAGQVMYKPRSLRIDAVLDGFLAHVFEGDGRIRVPAVLDQGDYGWAAFIEHRYCDGDEELRGFYRGLGHWLAILRLLGGTDIHLENLVAAGPVPVVVDVESLFAAALPVTPSGYGQAYDLAQTLIQSSVLRTGIVPFRAPVLGFGRADLSAAGALPGEQPQLQVPVIADDGTTDARVKIVEAEMAMSQNHPSPNPDVSRYWDEISDAFLDASRRLRRLDADGALAPLLAAFEGCRAREVRRATQIYVEIGRMLWHPASLYDEPKSIERAHKLFSSSAGTVAFSEEEIAREIHDLRYGDIPIFALSLSPERIAQTFANWRAMRIELEEMTIRSSLVVTQLNSGADGPSERDSRSHYARHPHRDRLDERRRKLAADTTERLLNLAVHGEDGSTTWITPESFGSQGWHVQPLGGDTYFGLGGVAVALAGYQHEVRNGRADPVAGVDEALEGALVALQSLVEAEPAPATVGGFTGDGSRIWAWLVLHDLLGRPQLLANACACAQALEQKGFDDDRSLDITDGSCGAIAPLLGLAEATGDRRWLALAARAATRLQSAVRSDERGTYWQTLELADPIGGFAHGGYGIGWALARLARSDAGSESERRHWNELADAAFAFQDSLFDASIGNWRDVRMQDTVNFPTWCNGGVGIGLAAADLYARSGDPRDLRDMRRAVAAARGQWGFTHTLCHGDFSLWELLVRASLLDPDASAIDRDDATAEVVSAIEEHGIVGGITKQAFTPGLMTGLAGAIHGLSRMHPECDLASPLLLECKRQSGLKTRTSADAEALAVS is encoded by the coding sequence ATGACCGAAAGCCGTATCCACGAGGGCTTCGGTCCGATCACCGATCATTTCACCGCCGCCGCGCGCGAGGCCTTCGAGGTCCGTCTCGCGGCCCTGGCTTCCGGCCTGGATGCGGACGAATCGCAACTGATCCGCGAGGCCGTCGCACAGGCTCTGTACTCCAACGCGCGGCTCAAGCTCAATCGCGTGCTGCTGCTGGAACTGCATGCGGCGAAGCTGGCCGGCGAACTCACCGCCGAGGATGAGCCGGGCCGTTTCGCGCAGTTCGTCGCCAAGGCGCTGCGCCCGGAATTTTCCGAACTTCTGTACGGTCGCTATCCGCCGCTGCGCGAGCGCCTGGAGCGCACGCTGAGCCAGCAGTGCCTTGCCATCGAAACGCTGATCGTGCGTTTGATCGCCGACCGCGCGCAGTTGGCGACCTTGCTCGGCGCCGCGCCCGGCCGCTTGATCGCGGTCACGCTCGATCAGGGCGATCTGCACGAAGGCGGGCAGACCGTGGCGCGGTTGAGTTTCGAGGCCGGGCAGGTCATGTACAAGCCGCGTTCGCTGCGTATCGACGCGGTGCTCGACGGTTTCCTCGCACACGTCTTCGAAGGCGACGGACGCATTCGCGTGCCGGCGGTGCTCGACCAGGGCGACTACGGCTGGGCCGCTTTCATCGAACATCGCTATTGCGACGGCGATGAAGAATTGCGCGGTTTTTATCGCGGCCTCGGCCATTGGCTGGCGATACTGCGCCTGCTCGGCGGTACCGACATCCATCTGGAAAATCTGGTCGCCGCCGGTCCAGTGCCGGTGGTGGTCGATGTCGAGAGCCTGTTCGCCGCCGCGCTGCCGGTGACGCCGTCGGGGTACGGCCAGGCCTACGATCTGGCGCAGACGCTGATTCAAAGCTCGGTGCTGCGCACCGGCATCGTGCCGTTCCGTGCGCCGGTGCTGGGCTTCGGCCGCGCGGATTTGTCCGCCGCCGGCGCGTTGCCGGGCGAGCAGCCGCAGTTGCAGGTTCCGGTCATCGCCGACGACGGCACCACCGATGCGCGGGTGAAGATCGTCGAAGCGGAAATGGCGATGTCGCAGAACCATCCCAGCCCGAATCCGGATGTGTCGCGGTATTGGGACGAGATCAGCGACGCCTTTCTCGATGCCTCGCGGCGGCTGCGCCGGCTCGATGCCGACGGCGCGCTGGCGCCGCTGCTGGCCGCGTTCGAAGGCTGCCGCGCGCGCGAGGTGCGTCGCGCGACGCAGATCTACGTGGAAATCGGCCGCATGCTCTGGCATCCGGCGTCGCTGTACGACGAGCCCAAGTCGATCGAGCGCGCGCACAAGCTGTTCTCCAGCAGCGCCGGCACGGTGGCGTTCTCGGAAGAGGAAATCGCGCGCGAAATCCACGATCTGCGTTATGGCGACATTCCGATCTTCGCGCTGTCGTTGTCGCCAGAACGCATCGCGCAGACCTTCGCCAATTGGCGCGCGATGCGGATCGAGCTGGAGGAAATGACGATCCGCAGTTCGCTGGTCGTCACCCAGCTCAACAGCGGCGCCGACGGCCCGAGCGAACGCGACAGCCGTTCGCACTACGCCCGCCATCCGCATCGCGACCGGCTCGACGAACGCAGGCGCAAGCTCGCCGCCGATACGACCGAGCGTCTGCTGAATCTGGCGGTGCACGGCGAAGACGGTTCGACCACCTGGATCACGCCGGAGAGCTTCGGCAGCCAGGGTTGGCATGTGCAGCCCTTGGGCGGCGACACCTATTTCGGTCTCGGCGGCGTCGCCGTGGCCTTGGCTGGCTACCAGCACGAAGTGCGCAATGGCCGCGCCGATCCGGTGGCGGGCGTGGATGAGGCGCTGGAAGGCGCCTTGGTCGCGCTGCAGAGTCTGGTCGAGGCCGAGCCGGCGCCGGCGACGGTGGGCGGCTTCACCGGTGACGGCAGCCGCATCTGGGCCTGGCTGGTGCTGCACGATCTGCTCGGGCGGCCGCAGTTGCTGGCCAATGCCTGCGCCTGCGCGCAAGCGCTGGAGCAAAAAGGCTTCGACGACGATCGCAGCCTGGATATCACCGACGGCAGTTGCGGCGCGATCGCGCCGCTGCTGGGTCTTGCCGAGGCCACCGGCGACCGGCGTTGGCTGGCGCTGGCCGCGCGCGCCGCGACGCGCCTGCAATCGGCGGTGCGCAGCGATGAGCGCGGAACCTATTGGCAGACGCTGGAACTGGCCGATCCGATCGGCGGCTTCGCCCACGGCGGTTACGGCATCGGCTGGGCCTTGGCGCGCCTGGCGCGCAGCGATGCGGGCAGCGAATCCGAACGCAGGCATTGGAACGAACTCGCCGACGCCGCGTTCGCCTTCCAGGATTCGTTGTTCGACGCCTCGATCGGCAACTGGCGCGATGTGCGCATGCAGGACACGGTGAACTTTCCGACCTGGTGCAACGGCGGCGTCGGCATCGGCCTGGCCGCGGCGGATCTGTATGCGCGCAGCGGCGATCCGCGCGATCTGCGCGACATGCGCCGCGCGGTGGCGGCGGCGCGCGGGCAGTGGGGCTTTACCCACACGCTGTGTCACGGCGATTTCTCGTTGTGGGAACTGCTGGTGCGCGCGTCCTTGCTCGATCCGGACGCCAGCGCCATCGATCGCGACGACGCCACCGCCGAAGTCGTTTCGGCGATCGAGGAACACGGCATCGTCGGCGGCATCACCAAGCAGGCGTTCACGCCGGGATTGATGACCGGCCTGGCCGGGGCGATCCACGGGCTCAGCCGCATGCATCCTGAGTGCGATCTGGCTTCGCCGCTGTTGCTGGAATGCAAGCGGCAGAGCGGTTTGAAGACGCGCACGTCAGCGGATGCAGAAGCGCTGGCGGTCTCGTAG
- a CDS encoding energy transducer TonB codes for MQTPNAGRKVPENGWGPAMDRTANPDAYWCPVRVGVISGVMALHAALLLALTLPVAAPIKRGVEFFVPYECTGLGLCTVPPYRGPRYYRYSAQGMKIAAVVAEPMTIDGRADVVPDIVAKGDRLSAPVVAYAKTFDSRPRAVELRILVSETGRPLDVQVVRGSGDALLDQNAADYAQERWRFKPALDRGRKVRSSVRVTMEFDFLGQSENAVRYEPWFDHPIP; via the coding sequence TTGCAGACCCCGAACGCCGGGCGCAAAGTGCCGGAAAACGGTTGGGGGCCGGCCATGGATCGAACCGCAAACCCAGATGCGTATTGGTGCCCGGTGCGAGTCGGGGTCATTTCCGGGGTGATGGCCCTGCACGCGGCCTTGCTGCTGGCGCTGACGCTGCCGGTGGCCGCTCCGATTAAGCGCGGCGTTGAGTTCTTCGTGCCCTACGAGTGCACCGGGCTCGGTCTATGCACTGTGCCGCCTTATCGTGGGCCGCGTTACTACCGTTACTCCGCGCAGGGCATGAAGATCGCGGCCGTTGTCGCGGAGCCCATGACAATCGACGGCCGCGCCGATGTGGTGCCGGACATCGTGGCCAAAGGCGACCGGCTATCTGCCCCGGTCGTCGCCTATGCGAAGACCTTTGACAGCCGGCCGCGCGCGGTCGAACTTCGGATTCTGGTATCCGAAACAGGTAGACCTCTGGATGTCCAGGTCGTGCGCGGAAGCGGCGATGCGCTCTTGGACCAAAACGCCGCGGACTACGCGCAGGAGCGTTGGCGATTCAAGCCGGCGCTCGATCGCGGACGGAAGGTGCGTTCGAGCGTGCGAGTGACGATGGAGTTCGACTTCCTCGGACAGAGCGAGAATGCGGTTCGCTACGAGCCCTGGTTCGATCATCCGATCCCTTGA
- a CDS encoding LysR family transcriptional regulator: MDRIDAMQAFARVVETGSFTKAADTLHMSKTSVTQLVQQLEARLRVKLLNRTTRKVNVTADGAVYYERVVRLLADMDDAETSLSSASASVRGKLRVDVPSPLARMILVPALPGFHARYPDIQIDLGVSDRMVDLIGENVDCVVRGGKITDHSLMARHVGDLQLRAYAAPDYLQREGVPAHPRELEDSHHRIVGFLWSRTGKPFPYAMHRDGESVSVQGRYVFAVDDGNAYLAAGLAGLGVLWLPDYMAKAHRAAGELIPVFEDWRFDPMPLYLAFPPNRHVSAKLRVFIDWIVEVMAQHAPVVDPRKP, from the coding sequence ATGGACCGTATTGATGCGATGCAGGCGTTCGCGCGCGTGGTCGAAACCGGCAGCTTCACCAAGGCGGCCGACACGCTGCACATGAGCAAGACCAGCGTGACCCAACTGGTGCAGCAGTTGGAGGCGCGGTTGCGGGTGAAGCTGCTCAACCGCACCACGCGCAAGGTCAACGTCACCGCCGACGGCGCGGTCTATTACGAGCGCGTGGTGCGGTTGCTGGCCGACATGGACGATGCTGAAACCAGCCTGTCCAGCGCTTCGGCCTCGGTGCGCGGCAAGTTGCGGGTGGACGTGCCCAGCCCGCTGGCGCGGATGATCCTGGTGCCGGCGTTGCCGGGGTTTCATGCCCGCTATCCCGATATCCAGATCGACCTGGGCGTCAGCGACCGCATGGTGGATTTGATCGGCGAGAACGTGGACTGCGTCGTGCGCGGCGGCAAGATCACCGATCATTCGCTGATGGCGCGCCACGTCGGCGACCTGCAACTGCGCGCTTACGCGGCGCCGGATTACCTGCAGCGCGAGGGCGTGCCGGCGCATCCGCGCGAACTGGAAGACAGCCATCACCGCATCGTAGGTTTCCTGTGGTCGCGCACCGGCAAGCCGTTTCCGTACGCCATGCACCGCGATGGCGAGAGCGTCAGCGTGCAAGGCCGCTATGTGTTCGCGGTCGATGACGGCAACGCGTATCTGGCCGCGGGTCTGGCGGGCCTGGGCGTGCTGTGGTTGCCGGACTACATGGCGAAAGCGCACCGCGCCGCGGGCGAGCTGATTCCGGTATTCGAAGATTGGCGCTTCGATCCGATGCCGCTGTACCTGGCCTTCCCGCCGAACCGGCATGTCAGCGCCAAGCTGCGTGTGTTCATCGACTGGATCGTTGAGGTGATGGCGCAGCACGCGCCGGTGGTCGATCCGCGCAAGCCCTGA
- a CDS encoding FAD-dependent monooxygenase, whose protein sequence is MTAHAVVIAGGGPTGLMLAGELALAGIDVAVVERRASQDLQGSRAGGLHSRTLEVLDQRGIVERFVSEGRPHSQVHFHVPLDIGDCPTRHNYVLGLWQKHIERILAEWVGELPVRLYRGLEVTDFAQDEDGVEVMLSDGRSLRAQYLVGCDGGRSVVRKTAGIEFAGWDATTSWLIAEAAMSEEPKWGFHEDAAGIHGIGKGDGDTVRLVLTERELRLDTEPNGDDVRAALTGIYGSDYGIHDFAWISRFTDMVRQAAAYRDRRVLLAGDAAHVHPPMGGQGLNIGVQDAVNLGWKLAQVIKRISPETLLDSYHAERHPVGARVLRNTMAQTVLRRTDARSKAVGDAVTEMLGTDEAGKRFAAQMAGLNIHYDLGAGHPLLGRRMPDLDVITADGPLRVFSLLHEARPLLINFAGAGGCDLGDWSERVRSIDAEYAGEWELPVLGIVAAPSAVLIRPDGYVAWVGEGNQAGLVEALGIWFGAAAAR, encoded by the coding sequence ATGACGGCGCATGCGGTGGTGATCGCCGGAGGCGGCCCGACCGGGCTGATGCTGGCGGGCGAACTGGCCCTGGCCGGAATCGATGTCGCCGTCGTCGAGCGGCGCGCCAGCCAGGACCTGCAGGGCTCGCGCGCCGGCGGCCTGCATTCGCGCACGCTCGAGGTTCTGGATCAGCGCGGCATCGTCGAGCGTTTCGTCTCGGAAGGACGGCCGCATTCTCAAGTCCACTTCCATGTTCCCCTGGATATCGGCGACTGCCCTACCCGTCACAACTACGTGCTGGGGCTGTGGCAGAAGCATATCGAACGCATCCTGGCCGAGTGGGTCGGCGAATTGCCGGTTAGGCTCTATCGCGGCCTGGAGGTGACCGATTTCGCGCAGGACGAGGACGGCGTCGAGGTGATGCTGTCCGACGGTCGCTCGCTGCGCGCGCAGTATCTGGTCGGTTGCGACGGCGGCCGCAGCGTCGTGCGCAAGACCGCCGGCATCGAGTTCGCGGGCTGGGACGCGACCACCAGTTGGCTGATCGCCGAAGCGGCGATGAGCGAAGAACCCAAGTGGGGCTTTCACGAGGACGCCGCCGGTATCCACGGCATCGGCAAGGGCGACGGCGACACAGTGCGGCTGGTGCTGACCGAACGGGAACTGCGCCTGGACACCGAACCCAACGGCGACGATGTCCGCGCGGCGCTGACCGGCATCTATGGAAGCGACTACGGCATCCACGATTTCGCGTGGATTTCCCGCTTCACCGACATGGTCCGCCAGGCCGCCGCGTACCGCGACCGCCGCGTCCTGCTGGCCGGCGACGCCGCCCACGTGCATCCGCCGATGGGTGGCCAGGGCCTCAACATCGGCGTGCAGGATGCGGTGAACCTGGGATGGAAGCTGGCCCAGGTGATCAAGCGGATATCGCCGGAGACCCTGCTCGACAGCTACCACGCCGAACGCCATCCGGTCGGCGCGCGCGTATTGCGCAACACGATGGCGCAGACCGTGCTGCGTCGCACCGACGCACGCAGCAAGGCCGTGGGCGATGCGGTTACCGAGATGCTAGGCACCGATGAGGCGGGCAAGCGATTCGCCGCGCAGATGGCCGGCTTGAACATTCACTACGACCTCGGCGCGGGGCATCCGCTGCTGGGACGCCGCATGCCCGATCTCGACGTGATCACCGCCGATGGTCCGCTGCGGGTCTTCAGCTTGCTCCATGAGGCGCGGCCGCTGTTGATCAACTTCGCCGGGGCCGGCGGTTGCGACCTTGGTGACTGGAGCGAGCGGGTGCGGTCGATCGATGCCGAGTACGCGGGTGAGTGGGAGCTTCCGGTGTTGGGTATCGTCGCGGCGCCGAGCGCCGTGTTGATACGGCCGGATGGCTACGTGGCTTGGGTGGGCGAGGGAAATCAGGCCGGGCTTGTGGAGGCGCTCGGCATTTGGTTTGGGGCGGCTGCGGCGAGGTAG
- a CDS encoding class I SAM-dependent methyltransferase, whose amino-acid sequence MSSFSDPQAVARYAQGPVRQVPGFHALQQMTELLLAETVPDDGHVLVLGAGGGLELKVFAEAHPQWRLVGVDPSAEMLKLAEATLGPLATRVELFEGYIDTAPLGPFDGATCLLTLHFLPSDERLHTLREIRRRLKPGAPLIVAHHSVPQAQEQRLRWLHRYAAFAAASGVPMVDAANAVAAINSRLPMLSPEQDAALLEEAGFERVELFYAGFTFKGWVACNPV is encoded by the coding sequence GTGTCGTCGTTCTCCGATCCACAAGCGGTCGCCCGCTACGCGCAAGGCCCCGTCAGGCAGGTGCCGGGCTTTCATGCCCTGCAGCAGATGACCGAGCTGCTGCTGGCCGAAACCGTTCCCGATGACGGCCACGTCCTGGTTCTGGGCGCCGGAGGCGGCCTGGAGTTGAAGGTCTTCGCCGAAGCGCATCCGCAATGGCGGCTGGTCGGCGTGGACCCGTCGGCGGAGATGCTGAAACTCGCCGAAGCCACCCTGGGCCCGCTCGCGACGCGGGTCGAGCTGTTCGAAGGCTATATCGACACCGCGCCGTTGGGCCCCTTCGACGGCGCCACCTGCCTGCTGACCTTGCACTTCCTGCCCAGCGATGAGCGCCTGCACACGCTGCGCGAAATCAGGCGGCGCCTGAAACCCGGCGCGCCGCTCATCGTCGCCCATCACAGCGTTCCGCAAGCGCAAGAGCAGAGGCTGCGCTGGCTCCATCGCTACGCGGCATTCGCGGCGGCGTCCGGCGTGCCCATGGTGGATGCCGCCAACGCCGTCGCCGCGATCAACAGCCGCCTGCCTATGCTCTCGCCCGAGCAGGATGCGGCCTTGCTGGAGGAAGCCGGCTTCGAGCGAGTCGAACTGTTCTATGCCGGGTTTACCTTCAAGGGTTGGGTCGCCTGCAACCCCGTCTGA
- a CDS encoding DUF4287 domain-containing protein: MADDAKVKGPASYFPSIEKTYGHPVAHWFKVIQALGDKKHMELVAHLKSEHKLGHGHANALVAHHLAQAKKA, from the coding sequence ATGGCGGACGACGCAAAAGTGAAAGGCCCTGCTTCGTACTTCCCCTCCATCGAAAAGACCTACGGCCATCCGGTCGCGCACTGGTTCAAGGTGATCCAGGCGCTGGGCGACAAAAAGCACATGGAGTTGGTGGCTCACCTCAAGAGCGAACACAAGCTGGGCCACGGACACGCCAACGCACTGGTGGCCCATCATCTGGCGCAGGCCAAGAAGGCCTGA
- a CDS encoding DUF4288 domain-containing protein translates to MIDAKNTSPVGWYVGSYLLRFIELESKGNDEPGAEFTFWENTVIVKARDLDEAYDKVMVIASGETNPYRGGPDGVPVQWVCEGVTDLLPIYEPLEDGAEIMWEEHESAGLSQMRQRVRGRGEFLR, encoded by the coding sequence ATGATCGATGCAAAGAACACGTCCCCGGTAGGCTGGTATGTAGGTTCGTACCTGCTGCGCTTCATTGAATTGGAATCCAAGGGCAACGACGAACCCGGTGCAGAATTCACGTTCTGGGAGAATACCGTCATCGTCAAGGCGCGCGATCTCGATGAGGCCTACGACAAAGTCATGGTCATAGCTAGCGGCGAGACAAACCCCTATCGAGGCGGGCCCGACGGCGTGCCTGTGCAATGGGTATGCGAAGGCGTAACCGACTTGCTGCCGATCTACGAGCCGCTGGAAGATGGTGCCGAAATCATGTGGGAAGAGCACGAATCCGCTGGGCTCAGTCAGATGCGCCAGCGGGTGCGGGGACGTGGAGAATTCCTTCGTTGA